In Bradyrhizobium sp. 1(2017), one DNA window encodes the following:
- a CDS encoding LysR family transcriptional regulator: protein MDRLDAMKVFVLAVDEGSLAAAGRKLGRSPAAVSRAIAFLEERVGAELLHRTTRSIKLSEEGERYVAICRRVLSELEEADDIAAGPRTAPRGLLTITAPVVSGEMVLRPILDGFLDAYPTVSAKLLLFDRAVNLIEEGIDIALRIGPLADSAMVAMRVGEISRVVVAAPRYLKQHPRINEPGDLAKHQIVAMAHLPNSWTFAPRAGSSAARTVQFTPRLVVNSTYAAVASAVAGRGVARMYSYQVAEQVARGELEIVLAGDADPEMPAHLICPQGRLSVSKVRAFTDFAVPRLKKQFALLKKSISAR, encoded by the coding sequence ATGGATCGTCTGGATGCGATGAAGGTGTTCGTCCTCGCGGTGGACGAGGGCAGCCTGGCCGCCGCGGGCCGTAAGCTCGGCCGCTCGCCGGCTGCGGTGAGCCGCGCCATCGCCTTTCTCGAGGAGCGTGTCGGCGCCGAGCTGCTGCACCGGACCACGCGCTCGATCAAGCTGAGCGAGGAGGGCGAGCGCTATGTCGCGATCTGCCGCCGCGTGCTCTCCGAGCTGGAGGAGGCCGACGACATCGCGGCCGGACCGCGCACCGCGCCGCGTGGCCTGCTCACGATCACTGCTCCCGTGGTGTCGGGTGAGATGGTGCTGCGGCCGATCCTGGATGGGTTTCTCGATGCCTATCCGACGGTGTCAGCGAAGCTGTTGCTGTTCGACCGCGCGGTCAACCTGATCGAGGAGGGCATCGATATCGCGCTCCGGATCGGACCTCTCGCGGACTCGGCGATGGTGGCGATGAGGGTCGGCGAGATCAGCCGCGTCGTGGTCGCTGCCCCGCGCTATCTGAAGCAGCATCCGCGCATCAATGAGCCGGGCGATCTGGCAAAACATCAGATCGTGGCGATGGCGCACCTTCCGAATTCCTGGACCTTTGCGCCGCGGGCCGGCTCATCGGCTGCGCGGACTGTGCAATTCACGCCTCGGCTCGTCGTCAACAGCACCTATGCCGCGGTGGCCTCGGCAGTCGCCGGGCGCGGCGTGGCGCGGATGTATTCGTACCAGGTGGCCGAGCAGGTCGCGCGCGGCGAGCTCGAGATCGTGCTGGCTGGTGATGCGGATCCGGAAATGCCCGCACATCTCATCTGCCCGCAGGGCCGGCTCTCGGTGTCGAAGGTGCGCGCCTTCACCGACTTCGCCGTGCCAAGGCTGAAGAAGCAGTTTGCACTACTGAAGAAGAGTATCAGTGCGCGCTGA
- a CDS encoding SDR family NAD(P)-dependent oxidoreductase — MGIEQKVAIVTGASQGIGAALVQGFRDRNYRVVATARSIKPSGDDDVLAIPGDIADRTTAERAVSQAIARFGRVDTLVNNAGIFVAKPFTQYTAEDYAAVMGTNVAGFFHITQLATAEMEKQGSGHVVQITTTLVDHANSNVPSVLASLSKGGLNAATKSLAIEYARRGIRVNAVSPGIIKSPMHPVATHAQLDALHPVGHMGEMSDIVDAVLYLEGASFVTGEILHVDGGQSAGH, encoded by the coding sequence ATGGGTATCGAGCAAAAGGTCGCCATCGTCACCGGAGCCTCGCAGGGCATCGGCGCCGCCCTGGTCCAGGGTTTTCGCGATCGCAACTATCGCGTCGTCGCAACGGCGCGCTCCATCAAGCCGTCGGGTGACGATGACGTCCTCGCCATTCCCGGCGACATTGCCGACCGGACCACCGCCGAGCGCGCGGTGTCCCAAGCCATCGCCCGCTTTGGCCGCGTCGACACGCTGGTCAACAATGCCGGCATCTTCGTCGCAAAGCCGTTCACCCAATACACGGCCGAAGATTATGCGGCGGTGATGGGCACCAACGTCGCAGGCTTTTTCCACATCACGCAGCTCGCGACCGCCGAGATGGAGAAGCAAGGCTCCGGCCACGTCGTCCAGATCACGACCACCCTGGTCGATCACGCCAACTCCAACGTGCCCTCGGTACTGGCCTCGTTGAGCAAAGGCGGGCTCAACGCCGCGACGAAATCGCTGGCGATCGAATATGCCAGGCGCGGCATCCGCGTGAACGCGGTTTCGCCTGGGATCATCAAGTCACCGATGCACCCGGTGGCAACGCATGCTCAGCTCGACGCGCTGCATCCCGTCGGTCACATGGGCGAGATGTCCGACATCGTCGATGCCGTGCTCTATCTCGAGGGCGCCTCGTTCGTCACCGGCGAGATCCTGCATGTCGATGGCGGCCAAAGCGCCGGCCACTGA
- a CDS encoding tautomerase family protein: MPIVTIQVTREGSTPGAASITAEEKAALIKGSSQLLLDVLGKPPESTFVVIEEVDTDNWGWGGLPVQEFRRRRAAQTG; the protein is encoded by the coding sequence ATGCCCATCGTCACCATTCAAGTGACCCGCGAGGGATCGACGCCGGGAGCGGCGTCGATCACGGCGGAGGAGAAGGCCGCGCTGATCAAGGGCTCGAGCCAGCTCCTGCTCGACGTGCTCGGCAAGCCGCCGGAATCCACCTTCGTCGTGATCGAGGAAGTCGACACCGATAATTGGGGCTGGGGCGGCCTGCCCGTGCAGGAATTCCGGCGTCGCCGCGCTGCCCAGACCGGATGA
- a CDS encoding YbfB/YjiJ family MFS transporter, with product MTNANTKQHLKTRPHRRPGSDIQQTSQRTWRYAVAGLAASLVGLGLARFSYTPLIPALIAAKWFSASDVVYLGAANLAGYLAGALAARAVAIRIGAVRALRAMMLLATLSFFASSAPVSFTWFFAWRFLSGLTGGIIMVLAASVILPHTSVTRRGLVGGVIFAGVGLGVAASGTLVPLLLQQGLQQSWYGLGILSAVLTLASWWNWPADVKADAAPSHQPKHHRASPVERALLIQYGLNAVALVPHMVFIVDFVARGLGHGIAAGSRYWVLYGLGAIVGPLVTGHLGDRSGFGPALRAAFLIEAAAVLLPTVSTAPASLIVSSVVVGAFTPGIVPLVLGRIHELIPHATEQQRATWSHATTSFALFQAAAAYGFSWIYAQTGGDYLVLFSLGGGAVVLALAIDLGLALTTRKA from the coding sequence ATGACCAACGCAAATACCAAGCAGCACTTGAAGACCCGGCCGCACCGGCGGCCGGGATCAGACATACAACAGACCTCACAACGAACGTGGCGATACGCCGTGGCAGGCTTGGCCGCCTCGCTGGTTGGGCTCGGTCTTGCTCGCTTTTCGTACACGCCGCTGATCCCGGCCCTGATCGCCGCGAAATGGTTCAGTGCGTCCGACGTCGTCTATCTGGGCGCGGCGAACCTTGCCGGCTATCTCGCCGGCGCACTCGCGGCGCGCGCCGTCGCAATCCGGATCGGCGCGGTCCGCGCGCTGCGCGCAATGATGCTGCTCGCCACCCTCTCCTTCTTCGCCAGCTCGGCCCCGGTCTCGTTCACCTGGTTCTTCGCGTGGCGTTTTCTGTCCGGCCTCACCGGAGGCATCATCATGGTGCTCGCAGCGTCCGTCATTTTGCCGCACACCTCGGTCACCAGACGCGGCCTTGTCGGCGGCGTGATCTTTGCGGGCGTCGGCCTCGGCGTCGCCGCGTCAGGCACGCTGGTGCCGCTGTTGCTGCAGCAGGGCCTGCAGCAGAGCTGGTATGGCCTCGGCATACTCTCGGCCGTGCTGACGCTGGCGAGCTGGTGGAACTGGCCGGCCGACGTCAAGGCTGATGCGGCACCCTCGCATCAGCCGAAGCACCATCGCGCCTCGCCAGTCGAACGTGCACTGCTGATCCAGTACGGTCTCAACGCCGTGGCGCTGGTGCCGCATATGGTGTTCATCGTCGACTTCGTCGCACGCGGCCTCGGCCACGGCATTGCCGCGGGATCGCGCTATTGGGTGCTGTATGGCCTCGGCGCGATCGTGGGACCGCTCGTCACCGGCCATCTCGGTGATCGCTCCGGGTTTGGTCCGGCGCTGCGCGCGGCCTTCCTGATCGAGGCGGCCGCGGTGCTGCTCCCGACCGTCAGCACGGCACCTGCCTCGCTGATCGTGTCGAGCGTGGTGGTCGGAGCCTTCACGCCCGGCATCGTACCGCTGGTGCTCGGACGCATCCATGAGCTGATCCCGCACGCGACCGAGCAGCAGCGCGCGACATGGAGCCACGCCACCACCAGCTTTGCGCTGTTCCAGGCAGCCGCCGCCTACGGCTTCTCCTGGATCTACGCGCAAACCGGCGGCGATTATCTGGTCCTGTTTTCTCTCGGCGGCGGCGCCGTCGTCCTGGCGCTCGCGATCGACCTTGGCCTCGCGCTGACCACGCGCAAAGCGTAA
- a CDS encoding flavin-containing monooxygenase: MAEAKEHFDVLIVGAGLSGIGAGYHLQTKCPTKSYVILEGRDCIGGTWDLFRYPGIRSDSDMFTLGYSFKPWTDPKAIADGPQILDYVRETATENGIEKRIRFRHRVKRAAWSTSEARWTVEAERTAGGGVTELVRFTCNFLFMCSGYYKYEAGYTPEFKGVGDFAGHIVHPQKWTDDIDYEGKRVVVIGSGATAVTLVPELAKKAAQVTMLQRSPTYVVSRPAQDPVANKLRRNLPARLAYHLIRWRNVMWGMFFFQLSRRRPAKVKDLILKGVQMALGPGYDVATHFTPRYNPWDQRLCLVPDGDLFKAIREQRASVVTNEIDTFTRDGIRLKDGRELAADIIVTATGLVLQVVGGLEISVDGRTVDFANTLTYKGMMYADVPNMASAFGYTSASWTLKCDLTCEYVCRLINYMDRHNFRQCMPHNDDPEITVQPSLDFTSGYVQRSVAKMPKQGSKRPWRLYQNYAFDIVSLRFGRIDDGVMQYS; this comes from the coding sequence ATGGCTGAAGCCAAAGAACATTTCGACGTCCTCATCGTCGGTGCCGGCCTGTCCGGCATCGGGGCGGGCTATCATTTGCAGACGAAGTGCCCGACCAAGAGCTACGTCATCCTCGAGGGGCGCGACTGCATCGGCGGCACCTGGGATCTGTTTCGTTATCCCGGCATCCGCTCCGACAGCGACATGTTCACGCTCGGCTATTCCTTCAAGCCGTGGACCGATCCGAAGGCGATCGCCGACGGGCCGCAGATCCTGGACTATGTGCGCGAGACCGCGACTGAGAACGGCATCGAGAAGCGCATCCGCTTCCGCCATCGCGTCAAGCGCGCCGCGTGGTCGACATCTGAGGCGCGCTGGACCGTCGAGGCGGAGCGGACGGCAGGCGGAGGCGTGACGGAGCTGGTGCGCTTCACCTGCAATTTCCTGTTCATGTGCTCGGGCTATTACAAATACGAGGCCGGCTACACCCCGGAGTTCAAGGGTGTCGGAGACTTCGCCGGCCATATCGTGCATCCGCAGAAATGGACCGATGACATCGACTACGAGGGAAAACGCGTCGTCGTGATCGGTTCGGGCGCGACGGCAGTGACGCTGGTGCCGGAGCTCGCCAAGAAGGCGGCGCAGGTCACCATGCTGCAGCGCTCGCCGACCTATGTAGTGTCGCGTCCGGCGCAGGATCCCGTCGCCAACAAGCTGCGCCGCAATCTGCCGGCACGCTTGGCCTATCATCTGATCCGCTGGCGCAACGTGATGTGGGGGATGTTCTTCTTCCAGCTCAGCCGGCGCCGGCCGGCGAAGGTGAAGGACCTGATCCTCAAAGGCGTGCAGATGGCGCTCGGCCCCGGCTATGATGTCGCCACCCATTTCACGCCGCGCTACAATCCCTGGGACCAGCGGCTGTGCCTCGTGCCTGATGGCGACTTGTTCAAGGCCATCCGTGAGCAGCGCGCTTCAGTCGTCACCAATGAAATCGACACGTTCACGCGCGACGGCATTCGTCTCAAGGACGGCCGGGAGCTTGCAGCCGACATCATCGTCACCGCAACCGGGCTGGTGCTCCAGGTCGTCGGCGGCCTCGAGATCAGCGTCGATGGCCGTACCGTCGATTTTGCCAATACGCTGACCTACAAGGGCATGATGTACGCGGACGTGCCCAACATGGCCTCGGCCTTCGGCTACACCAGCGCGTCCTGGACGCTGAAATGCGATCTCACCTGCGAATATGTCTGCCGGCTCATCAACTACATGGACCGGCACAATTTCCGCCAGTGCATGCCGCACAATGACGATCCTGAGATCACCGTGCAGCCGTCGCTCGATTTCACCTCGGGTTATGTGCAGCGCTCGGTGGCAAAAATGCCGAAACAGGGCTCGAAGCGGCCATGGCGGCTTTATCAGAACTATGCGTTCGACATCGTCTCGTTACGCTTCGGCCGGATCGACGACGGCGTGATGCAGTATTCCTGA
- a CDS encoding nuclear transport factor 2 family protein, whose amino-acid sequence MSSEANVQLLKEAYRRWNDSKGGSVDYWFDSVIGPQIKFDSLPQGAPAVPFARCYDDRTKLRGYFDGLLADWSMRHYTMNEYVAQGDAVFARGSCAWTNKRTGKVAETPKVDFWRFKDGKAIEFYEYFDTALVYGAATA is encoded by the coding sequence ATGTCCAGCGAAGCCAACGTTCAGTTGCTCAAGGAAGCCTATCGGCGGTGGAACGACAGCAAGGGCGGCAGCGTCGATTATTGGTTCGACAGCGTGATCGGCCCGCAGATCAAATTCGACTCGCTGCCGCAGGGGGCTCCGGCGGTGCCCTTTGCCAGGTGTTATGACGACCGCACCAAGCTGCGTGGCTATTTCGATGGTCTGCTGGCTGACTGGAGCATGCGGCACTACACCATGAATGAATACGTCGCGCAGGGCGACGCCGTTTTCGCGCGCGGCTCGTGTGCCTGGACCAACAAAAGGACCGGGAAGGTCGCTGAGACCCCGAAGGTCGATTTCTGGCGCTTCAAGGACGGCAAGGCGATCGAATTCTACGAGTATTTCGACACGGCCCTTGTCTACGGCGCTGCCACCGCCTGA
- the ahcY gene encoding adenosylhomocysteinase, which yields MNAKPGFTDYIVKDISLADFGRKELSLAETEMPGLMATREEYGPKQPLKGARIAGSLHMTIQTGVLIETLAALGADIRWVSCNIYSTQDHAAAAIAAAGIPVFAVKGESLTEYWDYTAKLFDWHGGGHPNMILDDGGDATMYVHLGLRAEKGDTAFLDKPGSEEEEIFFALLKKQLKEKPKGYFAAIAESIKGVSEETTTGVHRLYDMQKAGTLLWPAINVNDSVTKSKFDNLYGCRESLVDGIRRGTDVMLSGKVAMVAGFGDVGKGSAASLRQAGCRVMVSEVDPICALQAAMEGYEVVTMEDAAPRADIFVTATGNKDIITIEHMRAMKDRAIVCNIGHFDNEIQIASLRNLKWTNIKPQVDEIEFPDKHRIIMLSEGRLVNLGNAMGHPSFVMSASFTNQTLAQIELFANNRDGKYKKEVYVLPKTLDEKVARLHLAKIGVKLTELRKDQADYIGVKQEGPYKSDHYRY from the coding sequence ATGAACGCGAAGCCCGGCTTCACCGATTACATCGTCAAGGACATTTCGCTCGCCGATTTCGGCCGCAAGGAACTCTCGCTGGCCGAGACCGAGATGCCCGGCCTGATGGCCACCCGCGAGGAGTACGGCCCGAAGCAGCCGCTGAAGGGCGCGCGTATCGCGGGCTCGCTGCACATGACGATCCAGACCGGCGTGCTGATCGAGACGCTGGCAGCCCTCGGCGCCGACATCCGCTGGGTCTCCTGCAACATCTATTCGACGCAGGACCATGCCGCCGCCGCGATCGCGGCCGCCGGCATTCCGGTCTTCGCGGTCAAGGGTGAGAGCCTGACCGAATATTGGGACTACACCGCCAAGCTGTTCGACTGGCACGGCGGCGGTCACCCGAACATGATCCTCGACGACGGCGGCGACGCCACCATGTACGTCCATCTCGGCCTGCGCGCCGAAAAGGGTGATACCGCCTTCCTCGACAAGCCGGGCTCCGAGGAAGAGGAAATCTTCTTCGCGCTTCTGAAGAAGCAGCTCAAGGAGAAGCCGAAGGGTTACTTCGCCGCGATCGCCGAGAGCATCAAGGGCGTTTCCGAAGAGACCACCACGGGCGTTCATCGTCTCTATGACATGCAGAAAGCCGGCACGCTGCTGTGGCCGGCGATCAACGTCAACGACAGCGTCACCAAGTCGAAGTTCGACAACCTCTATGGCTGCCGTGAATCGCTGGTCGACGGCATCCGCCGCGGTACCGACGTGATGCTGTCGGGCAAGGTCGCGATGGTCGCCGGCTTCGGCGACGTCGGCAAGGGCTCGGCGGCTTCGCTGCGCCAGGCCGGCTGCCGCGTCATGGTGTCGGAAGTCGATCCGATCTGCGCGCTGCAGGCCGCGATGGAAGGCTACGAGGTCGTGACCATGGAAGACGCCGCGCCCCGCGCCGACATCTTCGTGACCGCGACCGGCAACAAGGACATCATCACCATCGAGCACATGCGCGCGATGAAGGATCGCGCCATCGTCTGCAACATCGGCCACTTCGACAACGAGATCCAGATCGCGTCTCTGCGCAATCTGAAGTGGACCAACATCAAGCCGCAGGTCGACGAGATCGAGTTCCCCGACAAGCATCGCATCATCATGCTGTCGGAAGGCCGCCTCGTGAACCTCGGCAACGCGATGGGGCACCCGTCCTTCGTGATGTCGGCGTCCTTCACCAACCAGACGCTGGCGCAGATCGAGCTGTTCGCCAACAACAGGGACGGCAAGTACAAGAAGGAAGTCTACGTGCTGCCCAAGACCCTCGACGAGAAGGTCGCCCGCCTGCACCTCGCCAAGATCGGCGTGAAGCTCACCGAGCTGCGCAAGGACCAGGCCGACTACATTGGCGTGAAGCAGGAAGGCCCGTACAAGTCGGATCATTACCGCTACTGA
- the metK gene encoding methionine adenosyltransferase produces MRASYLFTSESVSEGHPDKVCDRISDEIVDLFYREGPKAGIDPWQIRAACETLATTNKVVIAGETRGPKSVTNEQIESVVRGAIKDIGYEQDGFHWKTCDIEILLHPQSADIAQGVDALQPGEVKEEGAGDQGIMFGYATNETPDLMPAPIFYAHKILRLISEARHSGKEKVLGPDSKSQVTVQYENGKPVGVREIVVSHQHLVEDISSKQIRDIVEPYVREALPKDWITPKTIWHINPTGKFYIGGPDGDSGLTGRKIIVDTYGGAAPHGGGAFSGKDPTKVDRSAAYAARYVAKNIVAAGLADRCTLQLAYAIGVARPLSIYIDTHGTGKVSEDQLEKAAAKAMDLTPRGIRSHLDLNRPIYARTSAYGHFGRTPDNEGGFSWEKTDLVEQLKRAL; encoded by the coding sequence ATGCGCGCGTCCTATCTCTTCACCAGCGAGTCCGTGTCCGAGGGTCATCCGGACAAGGTCTGTGACCGGATCTCCGACGAGATCGTCGACCTGTTCTATCGCGAAGGGCCGAAGGCGGGCATCGACCCCTGGCAGATCCGCGCCGCCTGCGAGACGCTGGCAACCACCAACAAGGTGGTGATCGCCGGCGAGACCCGCGGTCCGAAGTCGGTGACCAACGAGCAGATCGAGAGCGTGGTCCGCGGCGCGATCAAGGACATCGGCTACGAGCAGGACGGTTTCCATTGGAAGACCTGCGACATCGAGATCCTGCTGCATCCGCAGTCGGCCGACATCGCGCAAGGCGTCGATGCGCTGCAGCCGGGCGAGGTCAAGGAAGAAGGCGCGGGCGACCAGGGCATCATGTTCGGTTACGCCACCAACGAGACGCCCGACCTGATGCCGGCGCCGATCTTCTACGCCCACAAGATCCTCCGCCTCATCTCCGAAGCCCGTCACTCCGGCAAGGAGAAGGTGCTCGGTCCGGACTCCAAGAGCCAGGTCACCGTGCAGTACGAGAACGGCAAGCCGGTCGGCGTGCGCGAGATCGTGGTTTCGCATCAGCATCTGGTCGAGGACATCTCGTCCAAGCAGATCCGCGACATCGTCGAGCCCTATGTGCGCGAGGCGCTGCCGAAGGACTGGATCACGCCGAAGACGATCTGGCACATCAACCCGACCGGCAAGTTCTACATCGGCGGTCCCGACGGCGATTCCGGCCTGACCGGCCGCAAGATCATCGTCGACACCTATGGCGGTGCGGCCCCGCATGGCGGCGGCGCGTTCTCCGGCAAGGATCCGACCAAGGTCGACCGCTCTGCGGCCTATGCCGCGCGCTACGTCGCCAAGAACATCGTCGCCGCCGGCCTTGCCGACCGCTGCACGCTGCAGCTCGCCTACGCCATCGGCGTCGCGCGTCCGCTGTCGATCTACATCGACACCCACGGCACCGGTAAGGTGTCGGAGGACCAGCTCGAGAAGGCCGCCGCCAAGGCGATGGACCTCACCCCGCGCGGTATCCGTAGCCATCTCGATCTCAACCGGCCGATCTACGCGCGCACCTCGGCCTACGGCCATTTCGGCCGCACGCCCGATAACGAGGGCGGCTTCTCCTGGGAGAAGACCGATCTCGTCGAGCAGCTCAAGCGCGCGCTCTAA
- a CDS encoding cobalamin-independent methionine synthase II family protein, which translates to MQRTKAPFRADEVGSLLRPAKIKEARSRLEKGEISADDLRKIEDMEIEKVVHKQASLGLKLATDGEFRRSWWHFDFLAKLTGCELFHPDAGIQFTGVQTRHDAVRVIGKLDFPDDHPMLDHFRFLKKSADQAHVTAKMTIPSPAVLHFRGGRKSISKDVYPDLDAFYEDLGKTYRKAVKAFYDAGCRYLQFDDTVWAYLCSQDELQKARERGDNPDGLQQIYARVINYALAEKPADMVVTTHVCRGNFRSTWISSGGYEPVAETMLAGTNYDGYFLEYDSDRAGGFEPLRFLPKGNKVVVVGVITSKFGELEKKDDIKRRLEEAAKFAPLEQLALSPQCGFASTEEGNILSEEEQWAKLSLAVEIAKEVWGN; encoded by the coding sequence ATGCAGCGAACCAAAGCCCCCTTCCGCGCCGACGAGGTCGGCAGTCTTCTGCGCCCGGCCAAGATCAAGGAAGCCCGCAGCCGTCTCGAGAAGGGCGAGATCTCGGCCGACGATCTGCGCAAGATCGAGGACATGGAGATCGAGAAGGTCGTGCACAAGCAGGCCTCGCTCGGGCTCAAGCTCGCGACTGACGGCGAATTCCGCCGCTCCTGGTGGCATTTCGACTTTCTCGCCAAGCTCACCGGCTGCGAGCTGTTCCACCCCGACGCCGGCATCCAGTTCACCGGCGTGCAGACCCGTCACGATGCGGTGCGCGTGATCGGCAAGCTCGACTTCCCCGACGACCACCCGATGCTCGACCATTTCCGTTTCCTGAAGAAGTCCGCCGACCAGGCCCACGTCACCGCCAAGATGACGATCCCGTCGCCCGCGGTGCTGCACTTCCGCGGCGGCCGCAAGTCGATCTCCAAGGACGTCTATCCCGATCTCGACGCCTTCTACGAGGATCTCGGCAAGACCTATCGCAAGGCGGTGAAGGCGTTCTACGACGCCGGTTGCCGCTATCTCCAGTTCGACGACACCGTCTGGGCCTATCTCTGCTCGCAGGACGAATTGCAGAAGGCGCGCGAGCGCGGCGACAATCCGGACGGTCTCCAGCAGATCTATGCCCGCGTCATCAACTACGCGCTGGCCGAGAAGCCCGCCGACATGGTGGTGACGACGCATGTCTGCCGCGGCAATTTCCGCTCGACCTGGATCTCTTCGGGCGGCTACGAGCCGGTCGCCGAGACCATGCTCGCCGGCACCAATTACGACGGCTATTTCCTCGAATACGACAGCGACCGCGCCGGCGGCTTCGAGCCGCTCCGCTTCCTGCCCAAGGGCAACAAGGTCGTCGTGGTCGGCGTCATCACCTCGAAGTTCGGCGAGCTCGAGAAGAAGGACGACATCAAGCGCCGTCTGGAAGAAGCCGCCAAGTTTGCGCCGCTGGAGCAGCTCGCGCTCTCCCCGCAATGCGGCTTTGCCTCGACGGAAGAGGGCAACATCCTCTCCGAGGAGGAGCAATGGGCCAAGCTCAGCCTCGCGGTCGAGATCGCGAAAGAAGTTTGGGGCAACTGA
- a CDS encoding ABC transporter ATP-binding protein — protein MSDLLAIDSLRAGYGEAVVLPNMSLRLAEGQVLALLGRNGTGKTTLINSIVGVTRRFSGSIALAGTDVTLLRPDQRARAGIGWVPQERNIFRSLTVEENMTAVAQPGPWTVEKVYEMFPRLKERRSNFGNQLSGGEQQMLAIGRALTLNPKVLLLDEPTEGLAPIIVEELLKAIGSITRAGGICSIIVEQNAQKILGLADRVVILERGTIVHDAPSAALKTDPSVLERHLGVAGAAAH, from the coding sequence ATGTCTGACCTGCTCGCGATCGACTCGCTTCGCGCCGGTTATGGCGAGGCGGTGGTGCTGCCGAACATGTCGCTGCGCCTCGCCGAAGGGCAGGTGCTGGCACTGCTCGGCCGCAACGGCACCGGCAAGACCACGCTGATCAACTCCATCGTCGGCGTCACCCGCCGTTTCTCGGGCTCGATTGCGCTCGCCGGCACGGATGTCACCTTGCTCCGGCCCGACCAGCGGGCGCGCGCCGGCATCGGCTGGGTGCCGCAGGAGCGCAACATCTTCCGCTCGCTCACGGTGGAAGAGAACATGACCGCGGTGGCGCAGCCCGGCCCCTGGACCGTCGAGAAGGTCTACGAGATGTTCCCGCGGCTGAAGGAGCGGCGGAGCAATTTCGGCAACCAGCTATCCGGCGGCGAGCAGCAGATGCTGGCGATCGGCCGCGCGCTGACCCTCAATCCGAAAGTGCTGCTGCTGGACGAGCCGACCGAGGGCCTTGCCCCCATCATCGTCGAGGAGCTGCTCAAGGCGATCGGCAGCATCACGCGGGCAGGCGGCATCTGCTCGATCATCGTCGAGCAGAATGCCCAAAAGATTCTGGGGCTGGCCGACCGTGTCGTGATATTGGAGCGCGGAACGATCGTCCACGACGCGCCGAGCGCCGCGCTGAAAACCGACCCCTCGGTGCTGGAACGCCATCTCGGCGTCGCCGGGGCAGCGGCCCACTAG
- a CDS encoding ABC transporter ATP-binding protein, with protein MTIALETRNLEKTFGGLRVTRDLSLKVEQGARHALIGPNGAGKTTVINQLTGVLKPNSGRILLEGQDITDLPVHKRVLRGLSRTFQINQLYPDLTPLETIGLAVSERLGHGGDWWRRMGTRSDVNGEIADLLARFHLLDVMNEQTVTLPYGKQRLLEIAVAIAAKPRVLLLDEPAAGVPESERHDILAVVGALPRDVTVLLIEHDMDLVFSFADRISVLVSGALLTEGPPEQVARDPQVKAVYLGEEAVNV; from the coding sequence ATGACCATCGCGCTCGAAACCCGGAATCTCGAAAAGACCTTCGGCGGCCTGCGCGTCACCCGCGACCTGTCCTTGAAGGTCGAGCAGGGCGCCCGCCATGCGCTGATCGGCCCGAACGGCGCCGGCAAGACCACGGTCATCAACCAGCTCACCGGCGTGCTCAAGCCGAACTCCGGCCGCATCCTGCTCGAAGGCCAGGACATCACCGATCTGCCCGTGCACAAGCGGGTGCTGCGCGGCCTGTCGCGGACCTTCCAGATCAACCAGCTCTATCCGGATCTCACCCCGCTCGAGACCATCGGACTTGCCGTCTCCGAGCGCCTCGGTCATGGCGGCGACTGGTGGCGGCGAATGGGCACGCGCAGCGACGTCAATGGCGAGATCGCCGATCTGCTCGCGCGCTTCCATCTGCTCGACGTCATGAACGAACAGACCGTGACGCTCCCTTACGGCAAGCAGCGCCTGCTCGAGATCGCGGTCGCGATCGCCGCCAAGCCGCGCGTCCTGCTGCTGGACGAGCCCGCCGCCGGCGTCCCCGAGAGCGAGCGCCACGACATTCTTGCCGTCGTCGGCGCGCTGCCGCGTGACGTAACCGTGCTCTTGATCGAGCACGACATGGACCTCGTCTTCTCCTTCGCAGACCGCATTTCGGTGCTGGTCTCGGGCGCGCTGCTCACCGAAGGCCCGCCCGAACAGGTCGCGCGAGATCCGCAAGTGAAGGCGGTCTATCTCGGCGAGGAGGCGGTCAATGTCTGA